A region of the Scatophagus argus isolate fScaArg1 chromosome 19, fScaArg1.pri, whole genome shotgun sequence genome:
TTGATGATGCTTTAATTTAAGgaccatgttttttttaataaacatccTTTGTAGTTTTGAATTTATAACTGcaatatgaaaataatcatgacCTATGGTTGGACTGGGTCTGGGTTGTTAACGTGATAGTTTGGAGTAAGTTCAAGTCCTTTGCTGGTGGCATGTTTTTTTAAGGCTTGACCATCGCTGGCCTCACTGAGTCCTGAGGGGCATCCTGCTTCACATGCAGGTCCTGTCCGGCGCCAGTGTGATCTCCTGCTGAGTTCTGAAGGGCATCGGGTGGAGCCTGACTGTATGCATCACCTGGCGTGGGATGGGGAGGGACACCTGGAGGCAGGTTCATTGGTGGGCTGGTGTGGTCACGCGTTACTGGGAAGCGCATATCATGAGGGATGGGTGGACGTGGTCCCATAGGTCCACGGACACCTGAACAGAACAGTCGACAAGGGGAATATTAATGATGGCATACAGCGAAACAGGCTGTAAAACATCCAGAGTGCTCAGTGATAAAATTTACCACTAAAGACTGTAAAAAGACAAATTGGCCAACTTGTTTATCTCTGCTGTCAATTTCAGCTGTACCTGTTATGCTTAGCAAAATGCTACTGCTAGGCTagatttttggttttggatAATGAAGTCTTAATTACTTCCACTCAAGACCATCCTCAGTCTGCCTTGCACCCTTGTGGCCTAAACATGCACAACATATTACAATCATGAACTTGCAGCATAAACTTATGATgtgttgaaaacaaaactaaggGCAGAACGCACCAGGTGGCAGGGGCATCGGTCCAAAGTGATGAGGTGGAGGGGGACGGATGTGTGGCGGTAGTGGACCCCCAGGGCCTAGCCTGGGGTGGAACGCATGTCCATTAGTGGGTCGAGGTCCAAATTCTCCTCCCATCGGTCCAGGCAGAGGCATACCTGGGTGTCCATTGGCTGGAAGTGATGGCCcacgtggaggaggaggaccatGAGGACCTGGTGGGAGGTGATAGACACCGGGTGGTGGAGGTCTGTAAGGTCCAGGAGGTGGCAGACGGCCAGGAGGTGGGGGTCCAGGAGGGAGGAGCTGGTCATGGGGTCCCAGGCCAGGTGGAGGTCCTTGGACCATGGGGCCTGGTGAATCCCTGATTGGAGATGCTAGGAAGGATCCAGGGCcctgaaacagacaggaaacagtaGATGATGAGGAGTAGTCATGGGTCACCAGAACTTTAGTTGGGCCTGTAAGTGAGCATAGATGGATTAAGATTTTAGTCATGCAGTGAAGACATCCACAAACCTTAAAATTTAGTCCCAACAAAAAGTGCTTCTTGACAGGGCACAATCACATGACCAGTAACCACACACCACGATTATTTGGTTGAAAAATGAGAACATTTCCACAAACATGAACTctgacacacatttatttacGCTGTTATGGACATTTTAGCTGAAGTTTAGACAAACTCTGCTTCATCCAACGCTGTGAAACCACACACTCAGCCCAAAAAGTGTCGTCAGCCCCAGTGAAGCAAAATGCCTTGAATCCCTTCccaaatccaaatccagcttACAAATCCAGCTTGCATACACCTTCACACCTGGACTAGACAGCCTTTATACTCACTGGCTCTGGACTGTCTGTGGAGACCTCAGCATGTGTCTCTGCTTTTATCTGTGGATCTActgcttgtgtctgttttaGAGCAAGGACATACACAACAGATATGTAGGTAGGAGCTCTAGGTCTTCAGatggaaagggagagagggtattgtttaaaaaaagacaagttaTCTGAATAGAAAAAGACTTACAGTTCCATCCATGTTGGCAGGTGAAGAGCTACGGGGGCCCATCATGTCTGAAAGAGGAGGAACGGCACAGTGTTGGAAGAAGGTTAAAAGCAAAGGTGAACTCTGAAGAACAAAGACTGCTGAAGACATACCCATCCCagagatgtgtttgttttcagggtaCCGACCATGTGGGTCTGATGGAGGCCGTGGACCTGAGGGGAGATGGAAACAAAACCAGTGAAGAGCATGAAGAGTGAAATCCTTCAAGACTACAGCACTTCTCCAGGGAAGACACAATTGAAACGACGGGGAAACTATTTTGTGGGAAAATGTTGTACATCTGTACTCCACGAGGACAATCTGAGAGGAGCAAAGCATTCTGCATGACTTTAAAGCCCCAGAAAACTCTGTTTCAAATCGAACTGTCTTTAATTCATGACAACAGACGCAAAGATGAGCGATACAAACGtccaaacattttttattaagaGTTAAAACACTTAAAAGTTCTGCTAATCAGCTTCATCAGGACCCTGTTTTTTAAAGTGAGAAGTTGACTGAGGAGATGTTTTTAGGGGcttaaaagaacaaaagcaagaagCAAAAAAcgcacaaaaaaagaagagatgcaGGATGTAAGACATACtagaagaaagaaattaaaggaAGAACTCAAGAAGGTGTAAGATCTGAAAGGAACAAGGAGTCAGGtgaacaagaagagaaaaactgagGGACACAAGGTTGAAGAAGAGGGATGTTGTCCAACTCAGGTGAAGGAATCCACTGGGACTCACCATACGGATCAATTCTTCGCCCCACTGGGGCAGAGGGAGGGCGCCTGGGACCCTCGATCATTAGCGGAGGGGATGGTGCACCCCCACTCACAGGAGAGGGCCCGTATGAATCACCTGTTATAATCAAACCATCCATTtactaaagaaaaacaaatggctgACGAGACACTACAATCTGTCAAAGAAGACGTCCTCATGCCAGGATCTCTAATAAAGTCAAGCACTTTGGGACAACAAATGTACCAAAACAACCTCTTTATTATTTAGATGAAACAAAATTTTGCAGAGTTGCAGGATTTTGATACGATACagcatcttcttcttcagctctgtAGGAAGAGAGCTGTCTCAATGGAAAGACAACAACAGGCGACGTATGCTTACCTTGGCGAGGGCCTGCAGGTTGTCCCGAGTTTGGTCTGAAGAGGGGAGCACGGCGCTCGTTAAGCTGGGAAGTCAGTACAGCCAATCTGTTgacaagtgaaagaaaacaagttgGATATAAAAAAGTGTTAGGTGTTAGTGTAagtgttattttctttacttaTAAATCTGCtgaaagcctgaagaaacaCCATCAAGTTACACAATTTAAAGTTACAATCCAAACGATTTACAATTGTAGTTATTTTTGCTCAAATTTCTGCTCCAGCGACAGGAAACACTAACATTTTTACTAGTTCTGTCAACTCTTACTTTTCACGGAGCTTTGAACATTCGAGCTTCTCTTGATTCAGAGCTCGCTCAGCGTTGCGAGCATTTACCTGGAGACACGAGGGAGAATCAGTGTGCATGTAGAATCTTAACACCTCGTCTTACTATTCATCTTCATACAGgctgaaatattcattcacGGCATAgcaacaaatgaacacattaataAATGATGGCAATCTGTGCAACATACCCAGTTTGagtgagttttgttttcctgttcttttatctaaaaaaaaaaaaggaaaaaaagaaatttatgctaattttaaaaagatttttttgctaatcattaaaaacaaataaagctcaACAAGAGTCTACCTGCTCTTTATAGACTTCTTCAGTCTTCTTCATCTGCTCCTCCATTTCATTAATGCGTTGCCTTAAGACTTTAACCTGCTCCTCTGCCTCCAGAGCTTTTCCTCCCACCTCAGACAGCATATTCTCTTTGCTGCGTCGCTCCAACTCTTCCTTCGTTAATCTCCTGTGAAGCCACAGAAGCACCTTTCTTCAAAGTACAGTAAGGACAcatcttttccatttcaaaggCATGACGTTATTCCTGAGATGTTTGACTGGATTATGCTAAAAACAGCATAACTTATTAACATTCATGGACAGTGAAATGATTTTCTTCAGTGTCTTGAAAAAAGAAGAACGCCAAGTAATAATGTTCGGGCTTCACTTACTGCTGCAAGGCGTTTTCCTTCTGCTGATACATTTCAAccatgatttcatttttctgctggAGGATCTTGAACTGGTTTTCAACATGGCCCTTCTCGCCTTTAAGGGTTGCAATTGCATGCTCCAGCTCCTGATGTTGTTCTGTTGAAAAACACAGGGGTGTGTTTTGGAGCGAGGCAGGAACAAACTCAAGTTCACAGGCTCCACGTTTATGCAGATTTGTCAAAAGACCTTTAATTTTTCATCAAAACTAACATTACCAACCAACATACCTTCTAGTGACTTTCTGGTCTTCTCTTCATTCAGCAGTTTGGTCATGAAGCGATCACGCTCTTCTTCGACAACAGCGAGAGTCGTTTGTATCTGGTTTgcaacattttgaacaaaagaaacaaattactGTGGAAGCAGGTTAACACTGAAGCATTACTTTTCACATTTGTCTTCAAGTACACTGAGATTTCTAAGATAATTTTGGGCATTTTGCCTTTTACTTAAGGACAAGACAGctgaagagagacaaagagacaatgGTGCAAAGACAAATGGCCAGAAGGTTAAGAATCAAATCCAGGCTGCTGCCTCAGTACAGGTGGTGCACAATATCAGGTGAGCTACCAAGACACAACCACTGCAGTGACCTTTAACTGCTATCTTGACATCTTACCCGAGAGACATCCATCATCTGTTTGATCCTGTTCTTTATGGTCGTCTTCTTGTCTGAAAAAGACACTGAAAGTCCGTTAATGACTTGGTATGAGGCTGAACGCTCTATGTGGTGGTGTTTTAAGAACTACTGAATCAATGTGCTTGTGTAGTATTGATTTTACTAAGTTACTAACAGAGTTGAACTAACCAGGTGTGACTTCACCATTGACTAAAACTTTCGTGTCACCTTTTTGTGAATCACAAGCGTCTAGGTCTGCCAGAAGTTCAGACAGCACCTGCCAGGAGACATTTTCGTGTGGGGTAAGTTAATGGTTTGACATAGGTTGAGGACTAATATGTACAACTGAATCAATAGAACACATAGACAGcagttaaacaaaaacacaatcctGACCTCCACATTGTGATCTTTGAGCACAACTGagtcctccagctctttctGGGACTTCTGATAGACTTTGATCTGGTCATTCAGCTCCTTGTGTTTGTCCTCCCAGCCCTTAATAGTAGCCTTAAGCTGTAAGAATAGACTAAAGTCAGGAGAGGGCCTCAGGAGTACATATCAAAAATGATTACCTGATGAAATACTGGATAATTTACAAAGTCAGATTAAAATAACCATCAATTTAGACCTCTGTTAGTAAGTCCACATATTATCTTAcagctttattttcttcttttagcGTTGCGTAATCTTTCTCAAGACATTTGTGCTGAACGTTTCGGGCGTCTTCCCGAATCTTGGCCTCGTCCAGGAGGACAGTAGTCTGTGGCAAACACATACAGTTGATCAGAAGAGTTGAAACCACAAGCTTCTAAAGAATCTTGCAGTATGCCGGAGATTGTGCAAGGACTTTTACCTTTGCGAAAGCTTCCTGAATCTTTTTTCTACTGAGCTGGAGCTTCTCGTTTGACTTCTCCAATTTCTCAATCTGTCAGAGAGACGGTTAAGAGTCATGAATCCAAGACAAGTGTTAAAGCTATAACAGGACAGAAAAAGCAGTGAAGAGTTACCCTGGTTTCATTTTGTAGAGAGACTGCCCTCTCTTCTTCGAGTAGTTTTGCATATTTGTTCTTTTCGTCTGCTATGTTatcattcagtgtttgtgccTCTAGAACCTTACTCTGCAAAAAGGTAATGAGAGAAACGTCACtgacagttcatttaaaaaaaaaaaaagaaaaaaaagaaagtcctTTTGCCCAGTTGACACACAAAATGGGTACACTTTCACATTCTTTATCTTTTGATTATATGCATAACATGACAGTGCAATCAAATATAGAATTACAAGTATTTACCTCTAGGTCTTGTATCCGCTTCATAGTGCAACTAACTTTTTCCTTTGACTGTTTTTGATGTTCTTTCAGTTGCTCAGTcttaagggaggagaaaaagaggaaagctccataaataaaaaaaatctatactTCTTTAAAAGTAacttgcatgtattttttttcacattttatttgtagcTCACCCGTTTCTGGAGTTCAGACACTTTTGTGAGAGCAtcattcttctcttttttcagtgCCTGAATTTGCTCTTTCATCCTTTTGTCATCCACTGTGTCCAAAAAAGCGCAGCATAAAGTACACAATCAGTTATATGTTACACTTATTACTGCATTTTGTAATGTAACATGAAAACTTAAGTAAAAACTTACCAAGGTattctctcttcttcacctAAAAAGTTTTAGAAAAAGCCGTAAGTCTGATGTCTGATTAACACAGTTTGAATGCACGCACACAATTTGAGAAGAGATGAGTAGTGACACTTACTGCCAACACGGTCCTCCAGAAGAAAAGGGTGAAGGTCATCACTCCAACCAAAGCGGTGATGACAACAGCCTGCCAAGGATAGCCATACAAGGTTTCACCTGGCTGCCACTCTTCTGGGAGTAATGAAATAATCTGATGATAAAAACACAACCGCAATATTTAGAACAGGATCAGCTCTAATGAGacaatgctgaaaaaaaagctAGTTTAATGAAGACAGAAGTTCTATGTCTCAAGATGTAGAACAAACAGGGGGAAATACTCTAATTGACCTTCTCACTGTGattaaatgtgataaatatttAAGAATAAAACGGAGAAAGAAGGCAAAGCATTATTTGTCAAAGCACAGCAAAACGTTCCTCCAGCAACTACCGCTCCTGACACATACCCCTAGACAGACAATCTGATGAACATAAAAAGAAACGAGTGATCAGTGAACAGTTGCTTTCTTCACACCACTGAGAAGAAAGCTCATCAAGATATCAGAGCATTACCATACAATAACAAGCACGCCAGGTGCTATGAATTTGACTGATACTCTTTTTTCCACTTCCAAATTTTCTACAGATGTTGTGATGATACTGTTAAGGAGAATTTGTGTAGTGAAAACTCAAAGTGACAGCTCTATGCACTATTTAAGGTATTACTGACATTGTTATAAATGGTTATTCAAACCATTTACACATTCCTGGTGAAGTTAATTTTACAGCTAAATCAATAATCATAAAATGGTTGTTTCCAAACAGATGAAGCGCTTAAGTAACAGCCAAAATTTACTACTCCATTAATGTCCAGTCATACCAACCACAAAGTAACCTTTGAACTGAACATGAGGCAATTCAGAGGGGAACACGCACCTTATGACTCTAATAACAAGCAGGGattagaaataaattaacataCCACAGTGCATGGAGGGTTTAACATGCTCTTTTCAGCCTTTTCAGACAGTTGCATTTCAAAAGtctacatttttcaaaacagaaataccCAAAGGCAAAACTGAAACCATGATACGTTTATGGACACTCAAACTCTAATctacacagaaaacaatatATATACCATGTCGAAGTTAAAGATATGGATCGACTAAGAGACATCGACAGCATCAGTTCATTTAATGAGTAAATTCGGGAATAACAGTCAGTCTTGTTAACGTGAATGCCTATTAGCCATATGCTCATTAACACGTCAGCAGGCCATGACAGAATCATAAACACTTGACACAGGAGTCTGACGGACTAAAGTTTGTTCACTTACATGTTGCACCTGCTTTAGAAACAACACGTAAACATGATCCGGTTCCATTACGGGTGGGGGTATTGTATCACTCTCCATGCCAGTCTTTGAAACAAGCGCGGAACTAGCCCAAGTATGCTAGTTTGACAGATATTAGCTTTGCTAGTACGTCAGCAGTCGCTACCATGGAAGATAAACAGTTCAGCTAAGCTAGCGTTAGCTGTTAGCGTCGAAGCATACGGCGTCAGAGAAATAGTACAATGTCTAAAAACACCGACAACATTAGATCGAGAGGGTCGAGGGGGCTCGGTACGACTTGGTAACGACGGTCGGCTAACGGAAATTAGAGATGACTAGTAATATCCCAttcactgtcaaaaaaaaaatcaaccgATAAACTAGAGACGTGAGGTGAGCTGGAGCTTCGAATACGAAGAACAATTCCAGTAGAAAAAGCGATCAAGAACCTAAATTAGTTTCAGAGCCCAGCCTCCGTCTTACAACTGTGTCTTTTGACAAATATCTGCCTTTCTATGCCAAAACAAGGCCTGCCGGCTGTGCTAAGTAGCCAGCTCAACGCCGGCTGTGTTGAACTTCAGCCTACACCGCGACAGTCAACAAGACAGATGGAGGGCTGTGCGACGTTCAGGAAACATCGGACATTCGACGTTTCCCTGATACAGAGGTCCCATTATCAACTGTCTCGAACGGATCGCCACATCATACTTGAATTGATCTGCGCAGTGTCTAAAAGCAGGAGCATGCAAGCCATCAAAGTCgttcaaaaacaaattaaaatcaaaaatcaaatctaGTGTACACAGGAGAGTACAAATCTTTGACTTACCACCGTGATCCACTCTGCAACTTTATTCCTGATCATTGAAAGGACGCAGCCCACGTAAACAATTCCAGTTGAGAGTAATCCCACTTCTTCTTCATTAATTTCTGACACAGGTTCCATGACATCTACAGGGCCTGAAAGAAATTTACCTGTCAGCTTATGTGTGCTAtggacaaagtgaaaaatctGCCAAAACTGTTTGTCATTTCATGCATTAGAAATAGTTAAAGTATCTCTCAAAACTATGTAAAgcaaaaatggaacaaaacaagACTCATCTGTGAGTTTGACCTAATAAATTAGCAGCTAGTTCAAAATGCAAGCGATTCATTAACTTCGATTATGTCACTTAGATTAACAACCTGCGGGCGAGTGCTCAGCCTCAACACCAAGCCCCATGTCTAAGGGATTTTCCAGGGTGGCTTGTGGGACCTTTGGCATCTCTTCTGATGCACTGAAGCTCGGCtgattgtctttgtttttattaaagtgTCCGCCATCTTCCTCCACGTTGATGTCCGGTTGACCGTTCACGTCATCCAAAACTATCTGCTCTTCTTTCATCTCTGCTGGTCTTTCCTCGTGATCCATTAGTGTGAGGTTGTCACTCTCAGCCTCAGGGATGCTGTCAAGCTTGTCTTCTTCAACAATGTGGAGTGTgtcatctttttcatttaatttctgcTCATCTgcaatgaaaacattaaaatattagGGATTAATCAAGGAGGTGAATTTCCAGGTGTGTTTGAAAACTTTTCAATTAGTAATAACTGAATTTATTATGTGGCAGAttatttttaatctctttttggTGCTCAGGTTTCAATCAAACATATCTTATCTATATTGATCATACTTGCTGACACAAGGTGTGGTTTATGGCTTTGTCAAGAGCATTGTATTTGCTTCGTAGGAGGTCAGTTTGACTCTAAAGTTAAACAAACCATAGAAATGTAAGGCTAGCAGAGGTGGGCTGGTAAAATCATCAAGTGGGACGAAACTATTTCAAATCTGTATTTTGGTTGTTCACTACATGGAATAAAATTGAACATGAAGGACAAAAGTACTTGTGGAAAGTTGAAATTAGGCCGCGTTCACGCTTTGTACTAAAATGCATCTTGGGTGATGCAGGTGAGGGGTCAGCCAAAGGACAAAAAGGATACTGCCAGATCAAATAGCTTGAGCTACATACCAGCTACCAAAATGACTCACATGAATTTACCTctggatgaataaagtatctatctaaccatctatttatctatctaaaCAACTAAAAAGGGATTAAAAGGGATGAGACATCTAATGGTTGGTACAATTATCTTTTCAAGCTGAAAGGCCAAACACAAATATGCTTTTCCCTTTTAGCAGTCCTTTTGGCAATCCCTATTAGCAACAATCTGGGTATGATCTGGGAACAAGAGACTCGTCATAATAGTGCCTCAAAGGACAATTCAGGCCTTCATATCTGTTGTGCCATAGTATCAAATTCTGCATTCACTTTATCTGCAGATGATAAGCTGAGGCAAAATACAGTTTCTGTGAAAGGCCCGTGTCAGTGGTTAAACAGTATATGTACGGTAATGGTAAACCCTGACTGTACCAATCAAAGACCAGTCAATCCTACAACCCTTATCTATACCAGATactcaaattcaaacaaacCTACCTTGGTCAACATCTGACTCTTTTTCTGTTGCCAAAGGTGTGCTGTCACTGGCTGCTGAATACTTCTGTCGCAGGCTGAATGCAAGCTCCTGGAAGTCATCCAGTATTTCAGTCTCCTCATCCAAAGCACTTGTGTCCATGTGTGGGTCATACTTGCGTTCTGTACTCTGGCTGTCCAGCATCTTCTCAATCTCGTCCAGGATCGTGTTTTCAGAGGCTTCCAGGATGCCCTCAAGTGCATTTTCAATGTCTTGTGTGGTACCCGTGTGTGAGCGACGTGTAGCCTGCAATTCTGTGTCCAAGTCAGAGAACATGGCCTCCACTTTAAAGAGATTCTTGAGACCCAGAAGCTTTTGGACCTgctccattttctcctctgtaaAGTGGTCTCGGAGCAGAGTCAGTCTCATCACACTATCGCTGTACTCTGGCTCGGGAGTTGACACAGAGGGCAGTGTTGTTATGGGTAATGGTTCATTAGAGTATGTGTCATTTGATTGTGAGAAAGAAAGTGCGTTTTCATCTTCAAGTAATTCCTCGTTCTCCTCGGCTTTCTCTTGATCTATCTCTGCATCTTTTTCGTCTTCCTCTGTAAGAAGTTCCTCATGAATGTCTGGTTCCTCCACAGATAATTCTGATTGACTGTTGTTACTCTCTAAATCTGTCATTAATTGGCCATGGACCTGATTATGTGGGCTTCCATCTACGATCTTCTCATCATCTTTGACATTTGAATTGTCCAACTGCGTCTCTTCAGTGGAGAGGtccttctctgtttcagtttcaataCCAGCTAATTCTTGATGagtcactgttttgttttctgtcagctcGTTGTCTAAATCTTTATTATGCTCCATCACAATGTCACTGTCCTGTATACCTACATTATCATTATTGATCTCTGAATCTTCGGAaactccctcctcttcctcttcgtATTCGTTAGGTTCAtctgctgtttcatgttttgattttttagTGTCGGGAATGGCAGAGGTATCATCTTGTGATGCTGGATCAACAGATACTGTACGTGCTTCTGTTGGTTTTAATACTTCCTCAGGTCCAATCACTTCTCCATCACTCTCATCATAACGATCAAAGAAGAGTTTTTCAGAGTCatcatttgtttctttattatCTGTATGTACAGAACTGGAAAAAGAATCTTGAAGAACTGGTTCTATGTTCTCTGGCTCTTTTGGTAGTTCCATTTCTTctacatatttcttttcttcctcaaGACTCTGAGGGGTTTTTGGAGCGGCTTCTTCTTCCTCAATGTCTTCATCTTCGTCTTCCTCCGAACTCAGATCGTGCACTCCAGGCTCTCCACCAGTGACAACCGAAAAAACTGCATCTCCAATTGATGTCCACAtgttcttctcctctgcagtcTCTGGTTTATCATCATGTGCTGTTTGAGGACTTTCGAGCTTTTTGAGGTCATCAGATGCTGGAGTGTTCACGGTTTCTTCAGAGTAAGAAAGCAAAGGAGTTTCTACTGTAACATCAATGTCATCTTCAGGAGGATTCTCCACATGTtcactttcctcctcttcatatGGAGTCACATTCTTGGTGGTTTCATCATCGGTGGCAACAGCATCAAAAGTTGTTCCAAGAGTGGTTTTTAACTCCGGGATTTGCACTCCTTCAGAAACTGAGACCGGTTCATTGTCCGAAACCACATCAACTCTGGCCGCAGATTCCAATTCAGATTTTTCGCTTTCACTCCTTTCTGACACAATATTTTCAAGAACAGACTCTCCTGTGTTTTCTTGCACAACTTCTGTATGTCCTGCAGATCTTTCAGTGACGTCAGGTGTAGCTACTGTTTCAGATTCTGCTTCTTTCATAGAAGATGATTCAGTTGCCACATCGGGTTCGGGTTCAGGTAAAGAGGCACTTTGATCATCTGGGACTGTGCTGACATCCTCATAGTCATCATGATGCTCAGTTTGTTCTTCACTCTCAGTTACCTCATCTGCTGTTggctgtgtttctttcttttcacccTCTGCCACTTGGCTTTGGTCAGATGTTTccttattttcactgttactcTCTGCCAGTGAAGAGCCCAGTAGCAAATCTATGTTGTAGTTGTCAAACTTATCAAATCCAGtgtcaaaacagacaaaatctgtttcctggaaaacaaaaagagaaaagcttaaATTGCAAAGAATGTGCGTGGTAACTGCAGGGGGTGTGCTATTATGTTGATATTAAAAACTTTTGAATTAATAATGAAACCAAGATATTTTCATACCTCAGCTGGAAGTTCAAATTCTTTCTC
Encoded here:
- the mia3 gene encoding transport and Golgi organization protein 1 homolog isoform X4, which produces MAAKYFYRQGFLLLLFNFISTAALEKRFSDFKRCADEECSMLLCRGKAMQDFSGPDCRFLSFKKSETVYVYYKLSGRRADLWAGSVGSSFGYFPKDFLAINHIYTEKEFELPAEETDFVCFDTGFDKFDNYNIDLLLGSSLAESNSENKETSDQSQVAEGEKKETQPTADEVTESEEQTEHHDDYEDVSTVPDDQSASLPEPEPDVATESSSMKEAESETVATPDVTERSAGHTEVVQENTGESVLENIVSERSESEKSELESAARVDVVSDNEPVSVSEGVQIPELKTTLGTTFDAVATDDETTKNVTPYEEEESEHVENPPEDDIDVTVETPLLSYSEETVNTPASDDLKKLESPQTAHDDKPETAEEKNMWTSIGDAVFSVVTGGEPGVHDLSSEEDEDEDIEEEEAAPKTPQSLEEEKKYVEEMELPKEPENIEPVLQDSFSSSVHTDNKETNDDSEKLFFDRYDESDGEVIGPEEVLKPTEARTVSVDPASQDDTSAIPDTKKSKHETADEPNEYEEEEEGVSEDSEINNDNVGIQDSDIVMEHNKDLDNELTENKTVTHQELAGIETETEKDLSTEETQLDNSNVKDDEKIVDGSPHNQVHGQLMTDLESNNSQSELSVEEPDIHEELLTEEDEKDAEIDQEKAEENEELLEDENALSFSQSNDTYSNEPLPITTLPSVSTPEPEYSDSVMRLTLLRDHFTEEKMEQVQKLLGLKNLFKVEAMFSDLDTELQATRRSHTGTTQDIENALEGILEASENTILDEIEKMLDSQSTERKYDPHMDTSALDEETEILDDFQELAFSLRQKYSAASDSTPLATEKESDVDQDEQKLNEKDDTLHIVEEDKLDSIPEAESDNLTLMDHEERPAEMKEEQIVLDDVNGQPDINVEEDGGHFNKNKDNQPSFSASEEMPKVPQATLENPLDMGLGVEAEHSPAGPVDVMEPVSEINEEEVGLLSTGIVYVGCVLSMIRNKVAEWITVIISLLPEEWQPGETLYGYPWQAVVITALVGVMTFTLFFWRTVLAVKKREYLVDDKRMKEQIQALKKEKNDALTKVSELQKRTEQLKEHQKQSKEKVSCTMKRIQDLESKVLEAQTLNDNIADEKNKYAKLLEEERAVSLQNETRIEKLEKSNEKLQLSRKKIQEAFAKTTVLLDEAKIREDARNVQHKCLEKDYATLKEENKALKATIKGWEDKHKELNDQIKVYQKSQKELEDSVVLKDHNVEVLSELLADLDACDSQKDKKTTIKNRIKQMMDVSRIQTTLAVVEEERDRFMTKLLNEEKTRKSLEEQHQELEHAIATLKGEKGHVENQFKILQQKNEIMVEMYQQKENALQQRLTKEELERRSKENMLSEVGGKALEAEEQVKVLRQRINEMEEQMKKTEEVYKEQIKEQENKTHSNWVNARNAERALNQEKLECSKLREKLAVLTSQLNERRAPLFRPNSGQPAGPRQGDSYGPSPVSGGAPSPPLMIEGPRRPPSAPVGRRIDPYGPRPPSDPHGRYPENKHISGMDMMGPRSSSPANMDGTTQAVDPQIKAETHAEVSTDSPEPGPGSFLASPIRDSPGPMVQGPPPGLGPHDQLLPPGPPPPGRLPPPGPYRPPPPGVYHLPPGPHGPPPPRGPSLPANGHPGMPLPGPMGGEFGPRPTNGHAFHPRLGPGGPLPPHIRPPPPHHFGPMPLPPGVRGPMGPRPPIPHDMRFPVTRDHTSPPMNLPPGVPPHPTPGDAYSQAPPDALQNSAGDHTGAGQDLHVKQDAPQDSVRPAMVKP